Proteins found in one Paenibacillus borealis genomic segment:
- a CDS encoding ABC transporter permease: protein MIVKALTENGVTANESVTPRPPAKRNSGFWKSVLQQKYLYLMSLPFVIWVFIFSYVPIWGWLMAFQNYKPAKSFGEQKWVGLDNFKELFHDERFYLVLRNTLSMSVLGLIFGFVVPITFAIMLNELRGSIFKRTVQTVSYLPHFVSWVVVGGIVYKTLAIDGGIVNDLLMWLHITDEPIQFMAQGKYFWGILTASDIWKETGWGAIIYLAAITGIDKELYEAAKVDGAGRIKQAFNITLPGIRSTVMVLLIMNIGHLIGIGFEKQFQLQNNLVTDYSEVLDLYALKYGIQIMRFSYGTAISMFTSVVSVILLFTANGLMKKFTKESIM from the coding sequence ATGATCGTGAAAGCGCTCACTGAAAACGGTGTTACAGCTAATGAAAGCGTAACCCCCCGCCCACCTGCGAAACGGAATAGTGGATTTTGGAAAAGCGTACTGCAGCAAAAGTACTTATATCTGATGTCTCTTCCATTCGTGATCTGGGTATTTATTTTCAGCTATGTGCCCATATGGGGATGGTTGATGGCATTCCAAAATTATAAGCCGGCTAAATCATTCGGCGAACAGAAATGGGTCGGACTGGATAACTTCAAGGAGTTGTTCCATGACGAACGTTTCTATCTCGTATTAAGAAATACCCTGTCCATGAGTGTCCTCGGGCTGATCTTCGGCTTCGTGGTTCCAATTACGTTTGCAATCATGCTCAATGAGCTGCGGGGGAGTATTTTCAAGAGAACGGTTCAAACCGTATCTTATCTGCCTCACTTTGTCTCCTGGGTCGTTGTAGGCGGGATTGTGTACAAGACACTCGCTATTGATGGGGGTATCGTGAATGATCTGCTGATGTGGCTTCATATCACTGATGAGCCGATCCAGTTCATGGCCCAAGGTAAATATTTCTGGGGAATTTTAACTGCATCCGATATATGGAAAGAAACAGGCTGGGGCGCAATCATCTATTTGGCAGCGATTACAGGGATCGATAAAGAGCTGTACGAAGCGGCAAAAGTGGATGGTGCGGGCAGAATTAAGCAGGCATTTAATATTACTTTGCCGGGTATCCGTTCAACCGTTATGGTGCTGCTCATTATGAACATCGGCCACCTGATCGGTATCGGCTTCGAGAAACAGTTCCAGCTGCAGAACAACCTTGTCACCGATTATTCGGAAGTGCTGGATTTGTATGCGCTTAAGTACGGTATTCAGATCATGCGGTTCTCTTATGGTACTGCAATAAGCATGTTTACCTCAGTAGTCAGTGTAATCCTGCTGTTCACGGCTAACGGTCTGATGAAGAAATTCACTAAAGAAAGCATTATGTAA
- a CDS encoding glycoside hydrolase family 95 protein, with the protein MDNNRHNPWKLKYGQPAAVWEEALPLGNGNLGAMVFGGTSKEQIQWNEDTLWSGFPRDTNNYEALRYLKKVRELVSSGKYGEAEDVVNAHMLGVNAQAYMPLGDLLLEQAGVENCTSYERELDLDSGIAKVRYQNEQGAFTREVFISAPDKVGVVHLTSEQPGGLQLELALSSQLKHTVSPGGAQQLVLQGRSPSHIADNYHQDHPVAVRYEEGLGIAFELHLQVQVTGGSIRHSDGRLVISGADRVLLLLAAGTDYEEVRSRASHRKAGAAKDSAVIVSPAQVCASRLTAAAGKSYEELRRRHTEDHQAVFRRMDLDLGGHEADNQPTDERLAAYKNGQEDPALEALLFQYGRYLLMGSSRAGTQAANLQGIWNNHVQPPWNSNYTTNINTQMNYWLAEVCNLSEFHEPLIELIKELSETGARTAAIHYGARGWVAHHNVDLWKASNPSGGDASWAFWPMGGVWLSRHLWEHYEFTPDAAYLEETAYPLMKGAALFCLDWLVEGPDGQLVTNPSTSPENRFVTEDGRPCSISMGSAMDMSLINELLQHCLQAARILGVDPEFQAELEKTLSRLSPLKIAEDGRLQEWIYDFAESEPGHRHVSHLYSLYPGNRINKRDTPELLEASRLSLQKRISSGGGHTGWSCAWLINLYARLADSESAYGFVRTLLTRSVYPNLFDAHPPFQIDGNFGAAAGIAEMLLQSHLGELTLLPALPGAWKNGRISGLKARGGYVADLEWQDGALVSARITAKYDGLLRLSYAQELKLQLPDGRVQAADTAIEVKAGETYLITL; encoded by the coding sequence ATGGATAACAACAGGCATAACCCTTGGAAATTAAAGTACGGCCAGCCGGCGGCAGTCTGGGAAGAAGCGCTGCCGCTCGGGAACGGGAATTTGGGCGCCATGGTATTTGGCGGAACCTCCAAAGAACAGATCCAGTGGAATGAAGATACCCTGTGGTCCGGATTTCCGCGGGACACGAACAACTATGAAGCCCTGCGGTATCTGAAGAAGGTACGGGAGCTGGTATCCTCCGGCAAATATGGTGAAGCTGAGGATGTGGTCAACGCGCATATGCTTGGAGTGAATGCCCAGGCATATATGCCGCTGGGTGATCTGTTGCTGGAGCAGGCTGGCGTAGAGAACTGCACGTCATATGAACGTGAACTGGATCTGGACAGCGGGATTGCCAAGGTGAGGTATCAGAATGAGCAGGGGGCATTTACCCGGGAAGTCTTTATCAGTGCTCCGGATAAGGTAGGTGTCGTTCACCTCACAAGTGAGCAGCCGGGCGGACTTCAGCTTGAGCTTGCTCTCAGCAGCCAGCTGAAGCATACGGTCAGCCCAGGAGGTGCGCAACAGCTGGTGCTCCAAGGCCGCTCACCGTCGCATATTGCCGACAATTATCATCAGGATCATCCGGTGGCGGTTCGCTATGAGGAGGGTCTCGGAATTGCCTTTGAGCTGCACTTGCAGGTGCAGGTAACCGGGGGAAGCATCCGGCATTCGGATGGCAGGCTTGTCATATCCGGCGCTGATCGTGTATTGCTGCTGCTTGCAGCCGGCACAGATTATGAAGAGGTGCGCTCCAGGGCAAGCCACAGGAAAGCCGGAGCGGCGAAGGATTCCGCAGTTATTGTAAGCCCTGCGCAGGTTTGTGCAAGCAGGCTGACCGCTGCTGCGGGCAAATCCTATGAGGAGCTGCGGAGACGGCATACAGAAGATCATCAGGCGGTATTCCGCCGCATGGATCTGGATCTGGGCGGTCATGAAGCAGACAACCAGCCGACCGATGAACGTCTGGCTGCCTATAAGAACGGCCAGGAGGACCCGGCGCTGGAAGCGCTGCTGTTCCAATATGGCCGCTATCTGCTGATGGGCAGCTCGCGGGCCGGAACCCAGGCCGCCAATCTTCAGGGCATCTGGAATAATCATGTACAGCCGCCATGGAACAGCAATTATACAACCAATATTAATACGCAGATGAATTACTGGCTGGCAGAAGTCTGTAACCTCAGTGAATTTCATGAGCCGTTGATTGAGCTGATCAAGGAGCTTAGTGAGACCGGGGCCAGAACGGCTGCAATTCATTACGGGGCACGCGGCTGGGTAGCTCATCACAATGTCGATTTGTGGAAGGCGTCTAACCCTTCCGGCGGAGATGCCAGCTGGGCGTTCTGGCCGATGGGCGGCGTCTGGTTATCCCGCCACCTGTGGGAGCACTACGAATTTACACCGGATGCCGCCTATCTGGAAGAGACAGCTTATCCGTTAATGAAGGGAGCGGCGCTCTTCTGCCTGGACTGGCTGGTGGAAGGACCGGACGGCCAGCTGGTGACTAACCCGTCCACTTCACCGGAGAACCGGTTTGTAACTGAAGACGGCAGACCCTGCAGCATATCCATGGGATCAGCTATGGATATGAGCCTGATCAATGAGTTATTGCAGCATTGCCTGCAGGCTGCACGGATTCTCGGCGTGGATCCGGAGTTCCAGGCTGAATTGGAGAAGACGCTCTCCCGCCTGTCACCGCTGAAGATCGCTGAAGACGGGCGGCTGCAGGAATGGATCTATGACTTCGCTGAATCCGAGCCGGGACACCGTCATGTCTCGCACTTGTACAGCCTTTATCCGGGCAACCGTATCAACAAACGGGATACTCCGGAGCTGCTGGAGGCGAGCCGCTTATCGCTTCAGAAGCGGATCTCTTCCGGCGGAGGACACACCGGCTGGAGCTGCGCCTGGCTGATTAACCTGTATGCCCGCCTGGCGGATAGCGAGTCGGCTTATGGTTTTGTCCGTACGCTGTTAACCCGTTCGGTATATCCGAATCTATTCGACGCGCATCCGCCGTTTCAGATTGACGGTAATTTCGGCGCTGCTGCAGGGATTGCGGAAATGCTGCTGCAGAGTCATCTGGGTGAGCTTACGCTGCTTCCGGCGCTGCCCGGAGCCTGGAAGAACGGCCGGATTAGCGGCCTGAAGGCACGCGGCGGCTATGTGGCCGACCTGGAATGGCAGGATGGAGCGCTGGTATCTGCACGGATCACAGCGAAGTACGATGGGCTGCTGCGTCTCAGCTATGCGCAGGAGCTGAAGCTGCAGCTGCCTGACGGCAGAGTGCAGGCGGCGGATACTGCGATTGAGGTTAAAGCGGGCGAGACATATCTTATAACGCTCTAA
- a CDS encoding ABC transporter substrate-binding protein translates to MNRKSTKTIFTLMLMSSMLIAGCGGNNNNAANNTTSNNTGNTPATNNAAADDTALDTSPFTISFFGGDASPNWNKMQDEVGKAITEKTGVTIDAEFDVGSGGGDQKIPMMAASGDVPDLIFAKGNLSTLVDAGLIIDMTELIDKYAPNLKKVYGENMGRLKYSLDDQSIYQIPTNMGVGQQAFDATGGFEIQHRVLKELGYPEVKTLADYEKVLKDYVALHPETDGQPTIPLTLNADDWKIMITVTNPAFTTTGAPDDGEYYVDPETYEAQLHYKRPAEKEYFRWLNGMYAQGLLDKDTFVQKDDQYKAKVASGRVLGLISQEWEYSDGENALKAAGKDEYTYGHFPVTLSDEYKDHSFMQTGIDGYGLAITTAAKDPVRIIKWLDWMSSDEGQILRTWGIEGTHYTVNADGKREVLPEISDGLANDTANTQKKTGIGQYLIFGARYGDGVKDSTDNYYTTSFPDQIVASYSDAEKESLAGYKATTWKDLFPKEDEFPIKETGALYNLPVPTDGQYQVIYKKTQDIIRKRIPEAILSKPADFDKVYDAFLAELDKAGAQDMEKEFTELVKKRVTLWTGKTF, encoded by the coding sequence ATGAATCGCAAGAGTACCAAAACAATCTTTACACTCATGCTTATGAGCTCTATGCTGATCGCCGGTTGTGGAGGCAATAACAATAATGCGGCCAACAACACGACATCTAACAACACAGGAAACACACCTGCAACCAATAATGCAGCAGCAGATGATACCGCATTAGATACTTCTCCGTTTACGATCTCCTTCTTCGGCGGTGACGCCAGTCCAAACTGGAACAAAATGCAGGATGAAGTCGGTAAAGCTATTACTGAAAAAACAGGTGTAACCATTGACGCTGAATTTGATGTAGGCAGCGGCGGCGGCGACCAAAAAATCCCGATGATGGCTGCCAGCGGCGACGTACCTGATCTGATCTTCGCCAAAGGAAATCTGAGCACCCTGGTGGATGCCGGCCTGATTATTGATATGACGGAACTGATCGATAAATATGCTCCGAACCTCAAGAAGGTCTACGGCGAAAACATGGGCCGTCTGAAATACAGCCTGGATGACCAAAGCATCTATCAGATTCCTACGAATATGGGTGTCGGCCAACAAGCCTTCGACGCTACTGGCGGATTTGAAATTCAACACCGCGTATTGAAGGAACTGGGCTATCCTGAAGTGAAAACATTGGCAGATTATGAGAAAGTGCTGAAGGATTATGTGGCTCTGCATCCGGAAACCGATGGCCAGCCTACAATTCCTCTGACGCTGAATGCTGATGACTGGAAAATCATGATCACAGTTACAAACCCGGCTTTCACTACAACAGGTGCACCGGATGATGGCGAGTACTATGTAGATCCTGAAACCTATGAAGCACAGCTGCACTACAAACGTCCGGCAGAAAAAGAATATTTCCGCTGGTTGAACGGAATGTACGCTCAAGGTCTGCTTGATAAGGATACCTTCGTACAAAAAGACGACCAATACAAAGCTAAAGTTGCCAGCGGCCGTGTACTCGGTCTGATCTCCCAGGAATGGGAATACTCCGATGGTGAGAATGCTCTGAAGGCAGCCGGTAAAGACGAATATACTTACGGTCACTTCCCTGTAACCCTGTCTGATGAGTATAAAGATCATTCCTTCATGCAGACAGGTATCGACGGCTATGGTCTTGCGATTACTACCGCAGCCAAAGACCCTGTCCGGATCATCAAATGGCTGGACTGGATGTCTTCCGATGAAGGCCAGATTCTGAGAACCTGGGGTATTGAAGGTACGCACTACACTGTAAATGCAGATGGTAAACGCGAAGTTCTTCCTGAAATCAGCGACGGTCTAGCTAACGATACCGCAAACACCCAGAAGAAAACCGGGATTGGCCAGTACCTTATCTTCGGTGCACGTTATGGTGATGGTGTGAAGGATTCCACTGACAACTACTACACTACAAGCTTCCCGGATCAGATCGTAGCTTCTTACTCCGATGCTGAGAAGGAATCACTTGCAGGATACAAGGCTACTACATGGAAAGATCTGTTCCCTAAAGAAGATGAATTCCCGATCAAAGAAACAGGCGCCCTGTACAACCTGCCGGTTCCAACTGACGGTCAATATCAGGTAATCTACAAGAAGACACAGGATATCATCCGCAAACGTATTCCTGAAGCCATCCTGTCGAAACCAGCAGACTTCGATAAAGTGTATGACGCCTTCCTGGCAGAGCTGGACAAAGCCGGCGCTCAGGATATGGAAAAAGAATTCACAGAGCTCGTGAAAAAGAGAGTAACGCTGTGGACAGGTAAAACGTTCTAA
- a CDS encoding sensor histidine kinase yields the protein MINNMKLKYKLIFFYIIVVMIPVLIVGIILTNYFREGALNRAIDQATNNVEKIKSQLSSKLRVPTDISNLLYFDEDLERLVTTHYPDALALTKAYLNYTDIRVYVLRYREISNIRFFIDNPSLVDDMSIAPLTPELESRAWYKKAMQSGEIYWMYISDKEKYFNSPKGTINKLSLIRQVYYRESGKSGILMVQVSQDELNQMLYQEPFDTLIIDEQGYIVSANDPQLVGSTVDAFDIGVDVQSQSKGVLKTRVKDKDSYVIIDEMSPELSSSKLKIISIFETKSILSDANNVSKLGLLIVIGVLLVALVFVYTISLLTTNRLLRLSRQLNQVALGNLNIVSRIDGTDEIGQLSRQFNYMVASINRLITQVIESNEKNSALEIAQREIKLKMMASQIHPHFLFNALESIRMNAHLKGEKEIANIVRLLGKLMRKNLEVGRERAPIKEEVEMIRSYLEIQKFRYEDRLEYEIKFDPRTAEIMIPPLIIQPLVENSVVHGLENKQGTVHVNVSITLDENQEVQVLVTDDGIGMKEERLSEIVDVISKVEEEERGRIGLRNVHQRLTLYYGEEHGLRITSQSGEGTKIAFSIPVESEFKS from the coding sequence ATGATCAATAATATGAAGCTTAAATATAAGCTGATTTTTTTCTACATCATTGTCGTCATGATACCTGTGCTGATTGTTGGTATTATTCTTACAAACTATTTTCGTGAGGGAGCCTTGAACAGAGCGATTGATCAGGCCACCAACAACGTGGAGAAGATCAAAAGCCAATTGTCCAGCAAGCTGCGTGTTCCGACGGATATTTCTAATCTGCTCTATTTTGACGAGGATCTTGAGCGGCTGGTCACTACGCATTACCCGGATGCACTGGCGCTTACAAAGGCTTATTTGAATTACACGGATATCCGTGTATATGTTCTGCGGTACCGGGAAATTTCTAATATCCGCTTTTTCATTGATAATCCGAGCCTGGTTGATGATATGTCGATTGCGCCCTTGACACCGGAGCTGGAGTCGAGAGCCTGGTACAAGAAGGCCATGCAGAGCGGAGAGATTTACTGGATGTATATTTCCGACAAGGAAAAATATTTCAACAGCCCCAAAGGGACGATCAACAAGCTCAGCCTGATCCGTCAGGTATACTACCGGGAATCCGGCAAATCCGGAATACTGATGGTGCAGGTCTCTCAGGATGAACTGAATCAAATGCTCTACCAGGAGCCGTTCGATACGTTAATCATCGATGAGCAGGGTTATATTGTGTCGGCCAACGATCCGCAGCTTGTAGGCAGCACAGTAGATGCTTTTGACATTGGCGTTGATGTGCAGTCGCAGTCCAAGGGTGTGCTCAAAACCAGGGTGAAGGACAAGGATTCTTACGTCATTATTGATGAAATGTCTCCTGAGCTGAGCAGCAGCAAGCTGAAGATTATCTCTATATTTGAAACCAAAAGCATTCTGAGCGATGCCAATAATGTCAGTAAGCTGGGCCTCTTGATCGTTATTGGTGTGCTGCTGGTTGCCCTTGTGTTTGTATACACCATCTCCCTGCTGACCACCAACCGTCTGCTGCGCCTGAGCCGCCAGCTGAATCAGGTAGCCCTTGGTAATCTGAATATCGTCTCCCGCATTGACGGGACGGATGAGATCGGCCAGCTGTCGCGGCAATTCAATTACATGGTGGCTAGTATTAACCGGCTGATCACCCAGGTTATTGAGAGCAACGAGAAGAACAGTGCCCTGGAGATCGCCCAGCGGGAGATCAAGCTGAAGATGATGGCGAGCCAGATCCATCCGCATTTCCTGTTCAACGCACTGGAATCGATCCGTATGAATGCCCATCTTAAGGGCGAGAAGGAGATTGCGAACATCGTCCGACTGCTCGGTAAGCTTATGCGCAAGAACCTCGAAGTAGGCCGCGAACGGGCGCCGATCAAGGAAGAAGTAGAGATGATCCGCTCTTATCTGGAGATTCAGAAATTCCGGTATGAGGACAGGCTGGAGTATGAGATTAAATTTGACCCTAGAACAGCTGAAATTATGATCCCGCCGCTCATTATCCAGCCGCTCGTAGAGAATTCCGTAGTCCACGGGCTGGAGAATAAGCAAGGTACCGTTCATGTCAATGTCAGTATAACGCTGGATGAGAACCAGGAGGTTCAGGTGCTTGTGACAGATGACGGCATCGGCATGAAGGAGGAAAGGCTGTCCGAGATCGTGGATGTGATTAGCAAAGTGGAGGAAGAGGAGCGGGGACGGATCGGCCTGCGCAATGTGCATCAGAGACTGACCCTGTATTACGGAGAAGAGCATGGACTGAGAATTACAAGCCAGTCGGGGGAGGGCACGAAGATAGCGTTTTCTATTCCCGTTGAAAGCGAGTTCAAGTCTTAA
- a CDS encoding DUF3889 domain-containing protein codes for MRKFYMTALLAIVFTLNSPVGSAAPDYAKWGVIAVKAAQQKYNAEIIDYKHVGRTQIKPTLAEEKFKLWIRSKTGREFGVFVMVRFDPSDDQLQTILFSETDQWR; via the coding sequence ATGAGAAAATTTTACATGACCGCTCTGCTGGCGATTGTTTTCACCCTTAACAGCCCGGTGGGTTCAGCCGCCCCAGACTATGCTAAATGGGGTGTCATAGCGGTGAAAGCAGCGCAGCAGAAATACAATGCCGAGATTATTGATTATAAGCATGTAGGCCGCACTCAAATCAAGCCGACGCTTGCGGAGGAGAAATTCAAGCTGTGGATCCGGAGCAAGACCGGCCGGGAATTTGGCGTATTCGTCATGGTCCGCTTTGACCCGTCGGACGATCAGCTTCAAACCATTCTTTTCTCGGAGACGGATCAATGGCGATAA
- a CDS encoding transglutaminase domain-containing protein, with the protein MGKRRISLMKTIIGGMLFFAAIPPATYWGYEHAYAAADSVVLRSVNEMTQKLTGAMSNRRETIIFTYQGKTNKLKSQVQTAIDQAMGSDPYLYYIIDSYAFSYRGSTRSANVTVQVEYRETLQQTAYVNKQVKAILQELITPGMNNHQKVKVIHDWVVLHLQYDNSYRKYTAYEGLQTGSAVCQGYSLLTYKLLLGAGIPNRIVEGTARPEGGVAQSHAWNLVQLDGLWYHLDTTWDDPEPSPEGGISTVYYMRTDAQMRRDHSWTKTYPAASTGYAQTLSQLVSRGGQGIDIYKKLQEVLDYRLYEENQVIVSAADLKKLAQQAADSGQQSLLFRYRGSEKLLRQDLQVLYEIGLNNLAFNSSPFDNTGDLKVYVTWK; encoded by the coding sequence ATGGGAAAGAGACGTATATCGCTGATGAAGACCATAATTGGGGGCATGCTGTTTTTTGCTGCTATCCCGCCCGCAACATACTGGGGGTATGAGCATGCCTATGCTGCTGCCGATTCTGTGGTGCTGCGCTCCGTCAATGAAATGACACAGAAGCTGACCGGGGCGATGAGTAACCGCAGAGAGACGATTATCTTCACTTATCAGGGCAAAACAAATAAGCTGAAGAGCCAGGTACAGACGGCAATTGATCAGGCGATGGGAAGCGATCCGTATCTCTATTATATTATTGACAGCTACGCGTTCTCTTACCGGGGAAGCACACGCTCTGCCAATGTTACGGTTCAGGTAGAATATCGGGAGACGCTGCAGCAGACAGCATATGTTAACAAGCAGGTGAAGGCTATTCTGCAGGAATTAATTACCCCCGGGATGAACAATCATCAGAAAGTTAAAGTCATTCATGACTGGGTTGTGCTGCATTTGCAATATGATAATTCTTACCGTAAATATACGGCGTATGAGGGACTTCAGACGGGCAGTGCAGTATGTCAGGGGTATTCCCTGCTGACCTATAAGCTGCTGCTGGGAGCGGGTATCCCGAATAGAATTGTCGAAGGTACTGCGAGACCTGAGGGAGGGGTTGCCCAGTCGCATGCCTGGAATCTCGTGCAGCTGGACGGACTCTGGTATCATCTCGATACGACCTGGGATGATCCGGAGCCCAGTCCGGAAGGCGGGATCAGTACGGTGTACTACATGAGAACGGACGCCCAGATGCGCCGTGACCACAGCTGGACCAAGACGTATCCGGCTGCCTCAACCGGCTATGCCCAGACGCTGTCTCAACTGGTCAGCCGGGGCGGACAGGGGATAGACATATACAAGAAGCTGCAGGAGGTGCTGGATTACAGGCTGTATGAGGAGAATCAGGTGATCGTTTCGGCGGCAGATTTGAAGAAGCTTGCGCAGCAGGCGGCCGATTCCGGCCAACAATCGCTGCTGTTCCGTTACCGGGGCAGTGAGAAGCTGCTGAGGCAGGACCTGCAGGTGCTCTACGAGATAGGGCTGAATAATCTGGCGTTTAACAGTTCACCTTTTGACAATACAGGGGACCTTAAGGTATATGTGACTTGGAAATAA
- a CDS encoding carbohydrate ABC transporter permease codes for MGGKAFQMTKGERAFDIFLYTALTLIMIVTLYPFLNVLAISFNESTDTVRGGIYIFPRAWTLENYQRIFSYTGLIQGFKISILRTLSGTLLGLISASMLAFTLSRPEFKARKFISTFLALTMYFSGGMVPMYILMKDLNLIGTFWIYILPGMVSAFNVFIIRSFMDGLPFALQESAKLDGANDFMIFYKIILPLCKPVLATIALFLAVGQWNEWFTTYLYNGNKPHLTTLQYELMKVLSSTNQGSGMVNANDMARQMAQISPESIKMAITIVVTVPILVVYPFLQKYFVGGMTLGAVKA; via the coding sequence ATGGGTGGCAAAGCATTTCAAATGACAAAAGGTGAGCGTGCATTCGACATCTTTCTGTACACTGCTCTTACATTAATCATGATTGTGACGTTGTATCCCTTCCTGAACGTACTGGCGATTTCTTTCAATGAATCTACAGACACCGTTCGGGGCGGCATCTATATCTTCCCGAGAGCCTGGACGCTTGAGAATTACCAGCGGATCTTCAGCTATACCGGCCTGATTCAAGGCTTCAAGATCTCCATTCTGCGTACCCTTTCAGGTACACTTCTGGGTCTGATCAGTGCTTCCATGCTGGCCTTTACGCTCAGCCGTCCGGAATTCAAAGCGAGAAAATTCATCTCGACCTTCCTGGCTCTGACAATGTATTTCTCCGGCGGTATGGTGCCTATGTACATTCTGATGAAAGATTTGAATCTGATCGGAACGTTCTGGATTTACATCCTTCCGGGTATGGTTTCCGCATTTAACGTCTTCATTATCCGTTCCTTTATGGACGGGCTGCCATTTGCCCTTCAGGAATCCGCCAAGCTGGACGGGGCTAATGACTTTATGATTTTCTATAAGATCATTCTTCCGCTCTGTAAACCGGTACTGGCAACCATCGCACTGTTCCTGGCTGTTGGCCAATGGAATGAATGGTTCACAACGTATCTGTATAACGGTAATAAGCCTCATCTGACCACACTGCAGTATGAGCTGATGAAGGTATTATCCTCCACCAATCAGGGCAGCGGCATGGTGAATGCGAACGATATGGCGCGGCAGATGGCGCAGATTTCACCTGAATCGATCAAGATGGCCATTACAATTGTAGTAACCGTACCTATTCTGGTTGTGTATCCGTTCCTGCAAAAGTACTTCGTAGGCGGTATGACACTGGGTGCAGTTAAGGCGTAA
- a CDS encoding nitroreductase family protein — MSTITGKYHTTNDFNEIVLERRSVKAYDPEVKISREEMSEILAEASRAPSAINMQPWRFLVIDSAEGKEKLAPLASFNQTQALTSSAVIAVFYDANNIEYMEEIFGKSVELGYMPREVMDMQLQQVKPYYAAMSASELRDVNLIDSSLISMQLMLVARAHGYDTNPMAGYEKDKIAEAFGLDKDRFQPVMLISIGKAAKEGYPSYRLPVETITTWA, encoded by the coding sequence ATGAGTACAATCACTGGGAAATACCATACAACCAACGATTTCAATGAGATCGTCCTGGAGCGCCGTTCCGTGAAGGCCTATGATCCTGAAGTGAAAATCAGCCGGGAGGAAATGAGCGAAATTCTGGCGGAAGCCTCCCGTGCCCCATCTGCCATTAACATGCAGCCATGGCGTTTCCTTGTTATCGACAGCGCTGAAGGCAAAGAAAAGCTTGCCCCGCTGGCCTCCTTCAACCAGACACAAGCGCTGACCTCCTCGGCAGTTATTGCGGTATTTTACGATGCGAATAATATAGAATATATGGAGGAAATTTTCGGCAAATCTGTGGAACTTGGATACATGCCGCGCGAAGTCATGGATATGCAACTGCAACAGGTGAAGCCTTATTATGCTGCCATGTCCGCATCCGAGCTGCGTGATGTGAACCTGATTGACTCGAGCCTTATTTCAATGCAGCTGATGCTTGTTGCCCGTGCCCACGGATATGACACCAACCCGATGGCCGGTTATGAGAAAGACAAGATCGCGGAAGCTTTTGGCCTGGACAAAGACCGGTTCCAGCCGGTCATGCTGATCTCAATAGGAAAAGCAGCCAAAGAAGGCTACCCGTCCTACCGCCTGCCGGTTGAGACCATCACAACCTGGGCATAA
- a CDS encoding MerR family transcriptional regulator: protein MKISKVAKIVDLPISTIRYYEKMGIITDEYILREENNYRNYDVEIIRHLGVVKNCLAVGFSINDIKSMISKNGISKEEQTRIIKEKISEIEAAQKNLEDSKQSLYGLLESDITCEDGFGKYS, encoded by the coding sequence ATGAAGATTAGTAAAGTAGCCAAAATTGTTGACCTGCCTATATCAACCATCCGTTACTACGAGAAAATGGGCATTATCACGGATGAATATATCCTGAGAGAAGAGAACAATTACCGGAATTATGATGTGGAAATCATTCGCCATCTGGGTGTTGTCAAAAATTGTTTGGCTGTCGGATTCTCAATAAATGATATAAAATCCATGATCTCTAAGAATGGAATCTCCAAAGAAGAACAAACACGTATCATCAAAGAAAAGATATCTGAAATTGAAGCTGCTCAAAAAAATCTTGAGGATTCCAAGCAATCTCTTTACGGCCTTCTTGAGTCGGATATAACATGCGAGGACGGGTTCGGAAAATATTCATAA